One window from the genome of Aestuariirhabdus haliotis encodes:
- the ruvB gene encoding Holliday junction branch migration DNA helicase RuvB — protein sequence MIDSDRILTTAGNSLEEAQDRAIRPSRLADYVGQPVVREQMEIFISAARNRDEALDHTLIFGPPGLGKTTLANILAAEMGVQLKTTSGPVLEKAGDLAAMLTNLEPGDLLFIDEIHRLSPMVEEVLYPAMEDYQLDIMIGEGPAARSIKLDLPPFTLVGATTRAGLLTSPLRDRFGIVQRLEFYSVADLTHIVSRSAGILGVAIDQAGAGEIARRSRGTPRIANRLLRRVRDFAEVKGEGRVCQDIADKALNMLDVDHQGFDHMDRRLLLAMIDKFDGGPVGIDSMAAAISEERDTIEDVLEPYLIQQGFIMRTPRGRVVTRHAYLHFGLPVPGGEA from the coding sequence ATGATCGATTCAGATCGAATACTGACCACGGCTGGTAACTCGCTTGAAGAAGCGCAAGACAGGGCAATTCGCCCTTCACGCCTTGCTGACTATGTCGGCCAGCCAGTGGTGCGTGAGCAGATGGAAATTTTTATCAGCGCGGCCCGTAACCGCGATGAAGCGCTGGACCATACCTTGATTTTTGGCCCTCCCGGATTGGGCAAAACCACGCTGGCGAATATACTGGCCGCGGAAATGGGGGTGCAGCTCAAGACGACTTCTGGCCCAGTACTCGAGAAAGCCGGTGATTTGGCGGCCATGCTGACTAACCTTGAGCCTGGCGATCTGTTATTTATTGATGAAATCCACCGTCTCAGCCCAATGGTTGAAGAGGTGTTGTACCCCGCGATGGAAGACTATCAGCTCGATATTATGATTGGCGAGGGGCCCGCAGCCCGCTCCATCAAACTGGATCTTCCCCCTTTTACCCTGGTGGGGGCCACAACTCGGGCCGGTTTGTTGACGTCGCCGCTGCGTGATCGTTTTGGTATCGTGCAGCGCCTTGAATTCTATTCGGTCGCAGATCTGACCCACATTGTCAGTCGTTCTGCCGGTATTTTGGGGGTGGCTATTGATCAGGCTGGAGCCGGAGAGATTGCTCGGCGGTCTCGAGGCACTCCGCGTATTGCCAATCGATTATTACGCCGGGTGCGGGACTTTGCCGAGGTCAAGGGGGAGGGGCGAGTGTGTCAGGATATAGCTGACAAGGCCCTGAATATGCTTGATGTGGATCATCAGGGCTTTGATCATATGGATCGAAGGCTGTTACTGGCAATGATTGACAAGTTTGATGGCGGTCCGGTCGGCATAGACAGTATGGCGGCGGCCATCAGCGAAGAGCGTGACACCATAGAGGATGTTCTGGAGCCCTACTTGATTCAGCAGGGTTTTATCATGCGTACACCTCGTGGGCGGGTTGTGACTCGTCACGCTTATCTGCACTTCGGCCTGCCTGTGCCCGGCGGTGAGGCTTGA
- the ruvA gene encoding Holliday junction branch migration protein RuvA has product MIGRLRGLLLEKQPPNLLIEVGGVGYEVDAPMSVFYRLPELGQEVTLYTHFVVREDAQLLYGFADRQERELFRTLIRVNGVGPKLALTILSGIEAPAFVRCVNDNDSASLVKLPGVGKKTAERLIVEMRDKLDGLNIAGSGDLSEMQAAAGNAPVVEQSAVQDAVSALVALGYKPAEASRAVARAEEGLSSEEIIRQALKGMG; this is encoded by the coding sequence ATGATAGGTCGATTGCGTGGGCTCTTGCTGGAGAAACAACCGCCTAACCTGCTGATTGAAGTTGGAGGGGTGGGTTATGAGGTGGATGCGCCGATGAGTGTTTTCTATCGTTTGCCCGAGTTGGGGCAAGAAGTGACCCTGTACACCCATTTTGTGGTGAGAGAAGATGCCCAGTTGTTATACGGGTTTGCTGACAGGCAGGAACGCGAACTGTTTCGTACCCTGATCCGTGTTAATGGGGTGGGCCCTAAATTGGCCCTGACTATACTCTCCGGTATTGAGGCACCCGCTTTTGTGCGCTGTGTGAATGACAATGACAGCGCTTCCTTGGTTAAATTGCCCGGAGTGGGTAAGAAAACCGCCGAGCGCCTGATCGTTGAAATGCGTGATAAATTGGACGGGTTGAATATTGCGGGTTCTGGCGACCTGTCCGAGATGCAAGCCGCAGCCGGTAATGCACCGGTCGTCGAACAGAGTGCCGTGCAGGATGCAGTCAGTGCCCTGGTGGCCCTGGGGTATAAGCCAGCCGAGGCCAGTCGAGCGGTTGCGCGAGCCGAAGAAGGGTTGTCCAGTGAAGAGATCATTCGACAGGCTTTAAAGGGTATGGGCTAG
- the ybgC gene encoding tol-pal system-associated acyl-CoA thioesterase, whose protein sequence is MSPFVINTRVYFEDTDAGGIVYYVNYLKFMERARTEYLRALGFEQKRMFEDNLMFVVHSLNARYHSPARLDDLLRLELRVNRTARSYLLFEQRVLNQDSGDLLCLAEVKVACLRADGMKPCAIPESMRTALADGASAP, encoded by the coding sequence GTGTCACCGTTTGTGATCAACACTCGGGTCTATTTTGAAGATACCGATGCGGGTGGCATAGTCTACTACGTTAATTACCTGAAGTTTATGGAGCGTGCGCGCACGGAATATCTCAGGGCGCTCGGGTTTGAGCAAAAGAGGATGTTCGAAGATAACCTCATGTTTGTTGTGCATAGTCTCAATGCGCGTTACCACAGTCCGGCGCGTTTGGATGATTTGTTGCGACTGGAATTGCGAGTGAATCGCACTGCACGCAGTTATCTGCTATTCGAGCAGAGAGTTCTGAATCAGGATTCAGGCGATCTGTTGTGCTTGGCAGAAGTCAAAGTTGCCTGTTTGCGAGCCGATGGAATGAAACCCTGTGCCATACCCGAGTCGATGCGAACTGCCCTTGCGGATGGTGCAAGCGCGCCCTGA